The genomic segment CGGCGAGCCCTCGTCGGCGCGGATCGACGTCTCCGCGGCGATGTGCGCGCGGTCGCCGACGACGACGCGTCCGATGATCGTCGCCGCGGGGTGGACGTACGCGGAGGAGGCGACGAACGGCCGCTCGCGGATCTGGCCGAGCCACTTGCGGTGCTCCGCCGGATCGCTCTCGAAGTGCGCGGGGCGCCGCGCCTCGGCCTTGTCGCGCTGGAGGATCGCGCGGACGTTCGGGTCGCGCTTCGGCGTGGCGAAGAGGTCCGGCTGGTCGGTCTTCTTGAAGAAGCGGCCGAACACGGCGTAGAGGAAGAGCGACGAGAGGACGGCGGTGAGGAAGTCCGTCGCCGGGACCATCACCGCCGTGTAGACCATCAACGCGACGTGGAAGCCGCCCGCGTGCTTGATGACCTCGACGACCTCCTCCTTCTTCACCATGTTCGTCGCCACCCACAAGAGGATGCCGGCGATGCACGCGAGCGGGACGCGCTCGAGGTGCGAGGCGAGGAAGTACGCGAGGCCCAGCTTCAGGACGAACTTGAAGTAGCCCGCGAACGGCGTGATGGCGCCGGCCTTGATGCTCGTCGCGGTGCGCGCGAGGGCGCCGGTGCACGGGAAGCCGTTCACGAGCGGCGTGACGATCTGGACGATGCCCTGGCCCCAGAACTCCTTGTCCGGGTTGAACGGCGTGCCGCGGTTGTTCGCGAGCCGGTCGGCCATCGACGAGCAAAGGAGGCTCTCGACCCCGGAGACGAAGACGATCGCGGACACGTAGTACACGCAGTCGAGGACCACCTGCGGAGTGAGGTCCGGGACGACCGGCGGCGTGAAGACGAAGAAGTCGTTCGGGATCGTCCCGAAGCGATCGCGGACGAGCGTGACCCCATGGCCGTCGAGCACCGTCGACGTCAGCGCGGTGCAGACGCCGAGCGCGATGAGCGGCGCCGGGATGAAGATCGAGATCCGGAGCAACACGCGCGTCAGGACGAACGTGAGCGCCGCGAGCGCGAACGAGTACCAGTTGATCTCCGCGAGGTGCGTTCCGACGTGGTGGAGTCGAGCGCGGAGGCTGCCGTGCGCGGCGAGCCCCAGCGCGTCGGTCGCGTTCGTCAGCGCGATCGCGACGGCGATGCCGACGGTGAAGCCGACGATGATCGACGCGGGGACCTTCGTCACGATCTTCCCGAGGCCGAAGACGCCGCAGAGCATGAGGATGACGCCGGCGATGATCGAGACGAGGACCATCATGCCGTGCGCAGCGGCGAACGTTCCGCCGGAGTCCTCCCCGTACTTCGACATCAGGGCGGCGATGAGCGGGATGAACGCGGCGGTCGGGCCGTACACCTGGTACTTCGACCCGCCGAACGTGCGGCCCACGGCGCACGCGAGGGCGCCGGCGATGATGCCCTGCTCCGGCCGGAGCCCCATCGCCATCGCGAAGCCCATCGCCATGGGGATGGCGGTGAGCGCCACGACGAGACCAGCGCTGAAGTCGCGATAGAGGATCTTCTTCCAGGACCGCCGGTCGAAGTCCTCGAAGCGACTGTCGACCAGCGTGAAGAAGAGGCGGAGGCGGCCGCCGATCGTGGTCGGCTGGGGATCGAGGTCCTTGCCCTTGCTCTTGCCGTTGCCGTTGCCGTCGCCGGTGTCCCCGTCGCGGCCGTCATGAGCCACCGCGGTCATCCCGCGTCCTGCCGAGTGCGCTTCACGGCCGCCCCAACACACATGCCATGCCATGAGCAGGCCCCAGCGACGATTGAAATTTCAATAGGTTACGACTCACCAAGGAAGGGCGTGTCGGCTACCACCGACAAGCTGAACCGGTGCGTTGGACAACAATTGAGGCAAACGTCCACGATGTGATGTCTGCAGAACCAGACATGCTTGTCGGCGAAACCCGACACTCGTCAGGACAAACTGTTGCGAATCGCTGCAGTTATCTGCACGTCCAGGGCGACACGCTAGAGCGATATGCAACCTTCATGACCGCGGGTGTTGGCTGCGTTTTCCTCCACCGATGTGTTCGGACACGCGGTCGGGATCACTTCAGGCGCGGTAGGGCGTCGAAGCGGAGGGGGCCGGCGCGTTGCCAGCCCTTCGCCGCGAGCCATGTCGTCGGAGGGTGAATCGGAGCTTCGCCTGGCCAGTGCTCGCGGCCGCGCTCGACGATGCGTGGGTACGGCGCGAACGACGCGTGCCATCCCTCGAACCAGGGGGCAGAGCTCTTGTCGTCGAGGAAACGGAAGAACGCCGCGCGGTAGCTGCCGTCCGCGAGGGCGTGCTTGCGCGCGTTGAACAGGATGTAGACGAGCGCGTTGCGGACCTCGGTGGGCGTCGTCAACGCGCGGCGATGATGGCGCTCGCGGAAGAGGCTGCCGTGACGCCGCGCGACGCGGTTCACCGCGAAGGCGATGCGCGAGAACAGGAGCTTCAGCCCGCGCGCGAGGTCCTGCTTGCTCGCGCCCTCCACCATCAGGTGCAGGTGGTCCTCCTGGATGGAGTAGTGCACGACCTTGATCCCGCGCTTCACCGCGCGAGCGATCTGCTCGACGATCGCCAGGTGCACGCGCTGCGCCCGCAGGTTCGGGCCGAGCCGCACACGCTTCATCGACACGTGCACGGGGTGCCCCTCGACATGCTCGGGCCGCGCGACATGCGGCAGCATCCCGACGCGCTCCGGCCGCGGCGGCCGCCCGAGGCGCGGCGCTCCTCGAGGCCGCCGCTTCCGGCGCCGCCCCTCGACACCTTCGAGCGCGAGCTGCTTCATGCATTCAGCATAGCATTATTTGCTAACAATAGCAACCGGACCGGAAACCTGGGGAGAGCACTCCCGGAGTACGGCACCGGCGCCGCACGTCGAGCCCGAGCGCGGCGAGCTCGCGCTCGGCGAGGGGAGAGCACTCCCGAAGCACGGCACCGGCGCCGCGGAACAGCCACGCGAACGCGCCGTGCACGAGGAAATGCCGCGCCTGCCCGTTGGCGAAGAACGCCGCGCCCGCCCCGGCGAAGGCTGCGCTGCCCGTCGGCGAAGAACGCCGCGCCTGCCCGCCGGCGAAGGCTGCGCCTGCTCGTCGGCGAAGAACGCCGCGCCCCGGCGAAGGCCGCGCCCGGCCGCCGGCGCCCGCCGCGCCCGCCGTCGGCGTGGTGACGAACCCGCGCTACACGCGCACGAAGAACGCCGCGTCCGGCTCCTCCTCCTCGTCGGCGATGACCGGGACCTCGCGATCGCGGAACGTGGGGTCGGCGGCGAGGCGTGTTGCGATCGGGGTCATGACAGCCTCCTCGATGAGGCGGCGGAGTGGGCGCGCGCCGCGGGTTGGGTGGTACCCGCGCTCCGCCAGACGCGCGCGTGCGGCGGGTGAGGCGCGGACGTGGACGGAGCGGCGCGTGAAGCCGGTGCGGTTCAGCGCTGACGCGAGCTCGAGGTCGACGATGCGCTCGACGTCCGCCGGGGCGAGCGCGCGGAAGGGGAGCACGTAGTCGATGCGGTTGTAGAGCTCGGGGCGGAAGTGGGCGCGCACCTTCCGCAGGTAGGTCGAGGCCTCGTTCGTCGCGTCGCCGAAGCCCGCGGGGGGGCGGTCGCTCACGCCGAGGTTCGAGGTCATCACGATCATCGTGGTGCGGAAGTCGACGAAGCGGCCGCTGTCGTCCGTGAGCCGGCCCTCGCCGAGGATGCCGAGCAAGAGATCGAACACCTCCGCGTGCGCCTTCTCGATCTCGTCGAGGAGCACGAGCGAGAGCGGCTGCTCGCGCACCCGCGCCGCGAGGCTCGCGGTGCCGGGGCGCGACGTGGTGAGCCGCGTCGCCGAGCCCGGGAGCATGTACTCGCTCATGTCGAGCCGGATCATCCGCTCCTCGCCGCCGAAGGTCGTGCGCGCGAGCTGCTTCGCGAGCTCCGTCTTGCCGACGCCGGTCGGGCCGACGAAGAGGAGCACGCCGGAGGGGCGCTCCGGATCGCCGAGGCTCGCCTTGAAGCGCGCGAGGAGCCGCCCGCACGCGCCGCACGCCGCGTCCTGCCCGATCACGCGCGCCGAGAGGAGCGCCGCGAGCGCCTCCGGGCCCGCCGCGACGTCGTCGGAGAGCAGCGTCAGCGGGACGCCGGAGTAGCGCGAGTAGGCCGCCGACGCGTCGCGCGGGTAGAGCGTCTTGCCCTCGGCGCCCTTGTTCTCGAGCGCGAGCCAGTCCACGAAGCGGAGCGCCTTCCCCGGGAACGCGACGCCGCGCTCGAGCGCCGAGAGGTGACGCACGAGGCGCTTCATCGCGGAGGGGTGGACGTCGAGCGACTTCTTCCGCGCGTAGGCGAGCGCGAGCGTCGTCGTCTCGACCGGCGACGGCTCGGGGACGCGCACGATCGTGAGCTCGGCGACGAAGGTGGGGCGCGCACGGCGCGCGCGCTCGAGCTCCTCCTGCGTGCACTCCGCGATGAGGCGGATGCTGCCGTCGTTCATCCCCGCCTCGAAGAAGTCCGCGATCGTCGCGCCGTCGTGCTGCGGCTCGAGGAGCCCCCCGAGCGCGGCGACGTGCAGGTAGTCGCCGCCCTCGTCGAGCTCGCGCGCGAGGCGGATGCAGCGCTCCTGCCACATCCCGAGGTACGTCATCCCCGCGATGATGCGGTCCTTCGACGTGCTGTAGATGCGCGGCGGCTTCGTCTCCGCGTCCTTCTTCGCCGCGAGGTGATGGAACGCGAGGCGCCGCACCAGCGCCGACTTCCCCGCGCCGGGCGGACCGACGAGGAGGAGCGACGGCGGGCGCGGCGCGAGCGTCGTCCGCTCGAGCGACGCGAAGACCGCGGAGTCGCCGACGACCGGCGCGAGCTTCCCCCGCGCCGCGCGCGCGACCAGCTCGTCGCCGACGCGCGAGAGCTCGGCGTTCGGGTCGACCTCGCGCCGCGGAGCCACCTCGTCGCGCTGGCGCTGCAGGATCGCGGGCGACCATTCCGTGACGTACTCCTCGTCGACCTCGCGGAAGTCGTAGACCCACCGCGCGCTCTCGCCGAGGAGGAGCGTGCTCACGAAGTGACGGAGGACGTCGGGCGCGACGGAGAGGTCCTCGACGATGAACCAGCCGCCGAAGCGCGGCATCATCACGCGATAACCGCCGCCCTTGAGCGGGCAATACGCGTACGTGATGTGGAGCGGGATCTCCTTCTTCCCGATCACCGCGCGCTTCTTGACCGACGACAGCGGGTGGATGTCGACGCGGACCTTCTGCGTGCGGAAGTCCTCCTCCCACAGGTAACGCGCGACCGAGCCGCGCGACTCGAGCTCGAGCGCCTCGAGCTTCGCCTCGAGCTCCTCGAACACGTCTTGTGTCGTCGCGCCGTAGGCCGAGGGGGCGGGGCGATCGAAGACGCCGTCCCACGTGCGGAGGAGCTTCCCCGTGCGGCGGCCGTCCTCGTGCACGACCATGTGGACGCGGAGGGAAGGCTTGCTCACGGCGCCGCCTCCACGCGCGAGAGGCGCAAGAGCCACAGCCTCGCGAACGCCTCCGCGATGCGCGTCACGCGCGTCGTGTACGGCATGCCGAGCACGTAGTCCTCCATCTCGAGCAGCGCCGGCGGCCGGTCCTTGCCCGGCGGATCGAAGCGCACCGTGCGCACGAGCGGGAGCACGCGCGTCGCGTCGCGATGGCCGTTCGCCTTCGCGTCGAGCCACGCCCGCACGTGGCGCGCGGCCGAGTCTCCCTCCGCCGCCGCGAGCACGCGGACGCGGAGGAGCTCCGGCTCGCGCACGGTCTGCTGCCACACGTGCGTGCCGTGCTCGAGCTCGAGGTAGTCGGCGATGCAGAGCCCCACCACCTTCATGACCACGACAGGGCTCGCGTCGCTCACGGCGTAGCGGTTGCCGGTGCGGACCTCGCCGTCCTCCGCCCACGCGACCTCGTCCGCCTTCCCGCGCGTGATCCGGTACGCCATGAGCATCTCGTCGCGGAGCGCGCGGCCCGCGCCGAACGGCACGAGCTCCACGAACACCGCGTGCTGCCCCGGCGCCGTCACCTTGTCGAGCGCGCGCTCGAGGACGTGCGTCTCCGCGATCGCGGAGAAGATCTCCCACCACGTGCCTTGCCGCCCGAAGTCGAAGCGCATCCGGCCCGGCGCGGGCTTGGGGTGGTCCTTCCACGGCAAGCGCGGAGGCTCGTTGTGGTCCCGCGCCACGATCGCCTCCTCGAGCGCGTGGACCTGCATGTCCCGCGACGCGACGATGATGCGCTCGATCCGATCGCGCAGGTCGTCGATCGACCAGCGCATCCAGTCGATGTTGAAGAGGAGCTCGCCGTGCTCGCGCACGCCGCGGTTGTGCTCGGAGAGGTGGTGGCGGAGCGTCTCGCAGAGGAGCGCGAGGCGATCGCTCGACTCGATCCGGTCCAGCGTCGCGAGCGCCTCCGGCAGCGAGTCGCGGATCTCGACGAGCGGCTTGTTCCAGATCCCTTCGAGCGCGTAGCGCCCCGCGATCGGCTTGGCCTCGACCATCGGCTCGGCCTCGACGACGAGCCCTTCGCGTCCGTCCGCGATGCGCAGCACCTGCATCGCGGCGCCGGGCGACTCCGCGATCTTCTCGCCGAGGAGCGTGCCGACGCGGTCCTCGATGTAGCGCTTCAGCGAGCGCGCGCCGTCCTCCGCGCGGAGCGAGTCTCGCGCGATGCGCTCCACCGCTGCGTCGGCGACGTCGACGAACGCGCTGCGATCGACGAGGCCGGGGCGCGCGAAGAGCTTGCCGAGCTCCTTCCGCGTGACCTGGGTCGCGACCTCGGGCGTGAGCGGCCGGAACGGGACGATCGCGTCGATGCGGTTGAACAGCTCCGGCGGGAAGAACTCGCGCACCGCGCGCGCGACGTCGTGGAGGAGCCCCTCCGACGCCTCGTCGAAGCCGACCGGCGCGCGCTGCCTCGCGCCGAGGTTCGAGGTCATGACCACGACCGCCTGCGTGAAGCTCGCGGTGTTGCCCGCCGCGTCGGTGAGCCGCCCGTCGTCGAAGAGCTGGAGGAGCAGGTTCAGCACCGCCGGGTGCGCCTTCTCGATCTCGTCGAGGAGCACGACGGAGAAGGGCTGCGCGAGGACCGCGCTCGTCAACATGCCCTCCGGGCTCCACGCGTCGCCGATGAGGCGCGCGACGCCGTCGGGGCCCGAGAGCTCGCTCATGTCGATCCGCACGAGCCGCGGATCGGTCGGCGCGTCGCTCGCCGCGCCGTAGAGGTAGTCGGCGAGCGCCTTCGCGAGCTCGGTCTTCCCGGTGCCGGTCGGGCCGGTGAAGAGGTAGACCGCCCACGGCCGCTTCGGATCGACGAGGCCGGTGCGGATCCGCGCGACGACGTCGGCGGCCTCCGCGACCGCGCGCTCCTGGCCGATCACGCGCTCGCCGAGCCGCCGCGCGATGTCGGAGACGGGGAGGGCTCCCTCCGGCGAGAGGAGCTCGAGCGGCAGCCCTGTCGTCGCCGAGACGTGACGCGTGATCTCGTCGCCGTCGATGACGCGGTTCGGCCGCGCCTTCACGACGCGCTCGAGGAGATCGACCGCCTTGCCCGGCAGCGCGTGCTGCGGGAAGAGGCCCTCGCCGAGATCGAGGACCGTCTCGAAGGCGAGGGGAGAGATCTTTGTCAGCAGCGACGAGACCTCGAGCTCGCGCGCGCGCGTGAGCATCATCTTGAAGGTCTCCGCCCGCGAGGCGGGCGCGACGTGCAGCTTCACGAACGCGGCGGCGAAGGCGGGATCGTCCTCCTCGAGGCGCTGGAGCTGCTCGGGCGTGCACTCGCCGGCGACGATCATCTCGCCGCGGCCGACCGGGCCGCGGAAGAAGTCGGAGAGCGCGCGATCGCTGTCGCGCGCGCGGCCGATGCGGCCGAAGAGGTGGAGGTCCGGGACCGCGAGCACGATCGAGCGCCCGCGCAGATCGTCGAGGAGCTCGACGCAGCGCTGCTCCCACTGCCCGATCCGCGACATCCCGGCGATGAGCTGCTTGCCGAGGAGGCGCCAGACGTGGGTGACCTTGTCGAGGTTCTGGTGGGACGCATAGTCGTCGCTCGCGAGCAGATCGTGGACGAGCTGGCGGATCAGCATCGACTTCCCGGAGCCGTGCGCGCCGACGAGGATGACGGACTGCTTCCGCTTCGCGCCGAGGAGCA from the Labilithrix sp. genome contains:
- a CDS encoding ATP-dependent Clp protease ATP-binding subunit codes for the protein MVVHEDGRRTGKLLRTWDGVFDRPAPSAYGATTQDVFEELEAKLEALELESRGSVARYLWEEDFRTQKVRVDIHPLSSVKKRAVIGKKEIPLHITYAYCPLKGGGYRVMMPRFGGWFIVEDLSVAPDVLRHFVSTLLLGESARWVYDFREVDEEYVTEWSPAILQRQRDEVAPRREVDPNAELSRVGDELVARAARGKLAPVVGDSAVFASLERTTLAPRPPSLLLVGPPGAGKSALVRRLAFHHLAAKKDAETKPPRIYSTSKDRIIAGMTYLGMWQERCIRLARELDEGGDYLHVAALGGLLEPQHDGATIADFFEAGMNDGSIRLIAECTQEELERARRARPTFVAELTIVRVPEPSPVETTTLALAYARKKSLDVHPSAMKRLVRHLSALERGVAFPGKALRFVDWLALENKGAEGKTLYPRDASAAYSRYSGVPLTLLSDDVAAGPEALAALLSARVIGQDAACGACGRLLARFKASLGDPERPSGVLLFVGPTGVGKTELAKQLARTTFGGEERMIRLDMSEYMLPGSATRLTTSRPGTASLAARVREQPLSLVLLDEIEKAHAEVFDLLLGILGEGRLTDDSGRFVDFRTTMIVMTSNLGVSDRPPAGFGDATNEASTYLRKVRAHFRPELYNRIDYVLPFRALAPADVERIVDLELASALNRTGFTRRSVHVRASPAARARLAERGYHPTRGARPLRRLIEEAVMTPIATRLAADPTFRDREVPVIADEEEEPDAAFFVRV
- a CDS encoding ATP-dependent Clp protease ATP-binding subunit translates to MTASFTVPVYQKRLVSSVELTTLGLGPATQRATGKNLPKAEERLRSALRQVVQAARPIELARFDFKRGTRLERVHLEVNVKDAKKRKVSGLCPIVVEPRHVGDGRTMDVCYHPARQDEWFPRHAFEALSVTAAAYFGGTWAALSDEEIARLWSNTKDSLRAVSFTAQERTLLGELPDRKKGIWDDLEDDPLQAAKKQRAAMSVLPRLGKDLTPAATSAESAATLGLPRSPYREQLQVLLGAKRKQSVILVGAHGSGKSMLIRQLVHDLLASDDYASHQNLDKVTHVWRLLGKQLIAGMSRIGQWEQRCVELLDDLRGRSIVLAVPDLHLFGRIGRARDSDRALSDFFRGPVGRGEMIVAGECTPEQLQRLEEDDPAFAAAFVKLHVAPASRAETFKMMLTRARELEVSSLLTKISPLAFETVLDLGEGLFPQHALPGKAVDLLERVVKARPNRVIDGDEITRHVSATTGLPLELLSPEGALPVSDIARRLGERVIGQERAVAEAADVVARIRTGLVDPKRPWAVYLFTGPTGTGKTELAKALADYLYGAASDAPTDPRLVRIDMSELSGPDGVARLIGDAWSPEGMLTSAVLAQPFSVVLLDEIEKAHPAVLNLLLQLFDDGRLTDAAGNTASFTQAVVVMTSNLGARQRAPVGFDEASEGLLHDVARAVREFFPPELFNRIDAIVPFRPLTPEVATQVTRKELGKLFARPGLVDRSAFVDVADAAVERIARDSLRAEDGARSLKRYIEDRVGTLLGEKIAESPGAAMQVLRIADGREGLVVEAEPMVEAKPIAGRYALEGIWNKPLVEIRDSLPEALATLDRIESSDRLALLCETLRHHLSEHNRGVREHGELLFNIDWMRWSIDDLRDRIERIIVASRDMQVHALEEAIVARDHNEPPRLPWKDHPKPAPGRMRFDFGRQGTWWEIFSAIAETHVLERALDKVTAPGQHAVFVELVPFGAGRALRDEMLMAYRITRGKADEVAWAEDGEVRTGNRYAVSDASPVVVMKVVGLCIADYLELEHGTHVWQQTVREPELLRVRVLAAAEGDSAARHVRAWLDAKANGHRDATRVLPLVRTVRFDPPGKDRPPALLEMEDYVLGMPYTTRVTRIAEAFARLWLLRLSRVEAAP